A section of the Flavobacterium ardleyense genome encodes:
- a CDS encoding peptide MFS transporter, giving the protein MASQDELLLKHLDNRGVDQSMLMNHPASLFILFFTEMWERFSYYGMRALLTVFLVSELTSGGWAWTNEEALKLYGIYTGLVYLTPLLGGMIADKFTGYRKAILIGALIMTLGHASMALEGFSQNFFYVGLLFMILGNGMFKPNISSMVGQLYPDTSSKKDAGYTIFYMGINAGAFLGMLLCGYIGEKIGWHYGFGLAGIFMFFGMLQFYFAQKIFGVIGQDVNIKEKENAVVEEEVPTAPHIVRDRLIVVGVLMVASIFFFFAFEQAGGSMTLFAKDYTQRALTGDSATFFKWVDAILTIFPIAIVTYVLYGLAKQIYSRYPLTIIFTTVSFIIIWILGVWKVNREFNLETTEVTVSWFQILNSFFIITLASSFSKLWEKVWNPSGPVKFAMGLIFVAVGFFALSYGSLSIPDGAKTASVSMIWLILAYFFHTVGELCLSPVGLSYVSKLSPKKFVGLLFGLWFTASAIANFIGSWTGAYIDKISEIYSISTFFIIIAGVPLFAAVMLLLFNKKLVKMMHGIN; this is encoded by the coding sequence ATGGCTTCACAGGATGAATTATTATTAAAGCACTTAGATAATAGAGGAGTAGATCAATCAATGTTGATGAATCATCCTGCTTCATTATTCATTTTGTTTTTTACCGAAATGTGGGAGCGCTTTTCGTATTACGGAATGCGAGCGCTGCTAACAGTTTTTTTGGTAAGCGAATTAACTAGTGGTGGATGGGCTTGGACCAATGAGGAAGCTCTTAAGCTTTACGGAATTTATACTGGTCTTGTTTATCTTACTCCATTATTAGGAGGGATGATTGCAGATAAATTTACAGGGTATAGGAAAGCTATTTTGATTGGAGCTTTAATTATGACTTTGGGGCATGCTTCTATGGCGCTCGAAGGTTTTAGTCAAAACTTCTTTTACGTTGGATTGCTGTTTATGATCTTGGGTAACGGTATGTTTAAACCAAACATCTCATCAATGGTTGGTCAATTGTATCCTGATACTAGTAGCAAAAAGGATGCTGGTTATACTATTTTTTATATGGGAATCAACGCTGGAGCATTTTTAGGAATGTTGCTGTGTGGATATATTGGTGAAAAAATCGGCTGGCATTATGGTTTTGGATTGGCTGGTATCTTTATGTTTTTCGGAATGCTCCAATTTTACTTTGCACAAAAGATTTTTGGAGTAATAGGTCAGGACGTCAATATTAAAGAAAAGGAAAATGCAGTTGTAGAGGAGGAAGTGCCTACAGCACCACATATTGTGAGAGATAGACTTATCGTAGTGGGAGTGTTGATGGTGGCTAGTATATTTTTCTTTTTTGCATTTGAACAAGCAGGTGGATCGATGACTTTGTTTGCAAAGGACTATACGCAGCGAGCGCTTACTGGTGATTCGGCCACATTTTTTAAATGGGTTGATGCGATCTTAACAATATTTCCTATTGCCATTGTAACCTATGTTTTATATGGTTTAGCTAAGCAAATTTATTCAAGATATCCACTGACAATTATTTTTACAACCGTGTCATTTATTATTATCTGGATATTGGGTGTTTGGAAAGTAAACCGCGAATTTAATTTAGAAACTACTGAGGTTACGGTTTCATGGTTTCAAATTTTAAACTCGTTTTTCATTATAACACTTGCTTCTTCATTTAGTAAGTTATGGGAAAAAGTATGGAATCCATCAGGACCAGTAAAATTTGCAATGGGATTGATCTTTGTTGCTGTAGGTTTCTTTGCGTTGTCGTATGGTAGCTTGAGTATTCCAGATGGTGCAAAAACCGCATCAGTTAGCATGATTTGGTTGATCTTGGCTTACTTCTTCCATACTGTAGGAGAATTGTGCTTATCTCCGGTTGGATTGTCTTATGTGAGTAAATTATCTCCTAAAAAATTCGTAGGTCTTCTATTTGGACTGTGGTTTACAGCCTCTGCCATTGCAAACTTTATAGGAAGTTGGACGGGAGCATATATTGATAAAATTTCAGAAATTTATTCGATCTCTACCTTTTTTATTATTATTGCAGGTGTACCGTTATTTGCCGCAGTCATGCTACTGTTATTCAATAAGAAGCTAGTGAAGATGATGCACGGTATCAATTAA
- a CDS encoding peptide MFS transporter, with protein sequence MAQTLKPTLEEIQNFEGKYPKQLWYLFLVEMWERFCFYGMRGVLTIFMADQLLGLAFSDKEANLKYGAIQAFVYAFTFVGGVFADKILGFKKSLVFGGIVMILGNLLIAYDPHVYFFYGITLTIIGTGFFKPNISSMVGDLYKEGDPRRDAGFGLFYSGINIGALLGGAICVYLGTSEDWGWSYAFLAAAFVMFIGLITFAIIKNSLGPIGDSPILELPKTTRTTREVAVYVGSFLILPLIYIMIINTDYTDYFMYTIGPLALVYFLYETFKEKDAASRKKLFAALIFIMFSIAFFAFFEQSGGSLALFARENLSHNLLFFDINPNIVNNSANSLFVIIFSPLLGLLWLAMAKKKIEPNTVVKFGLGFVLLGAAFYVFYYTRFFANVEGITSLNVFTGAYLIVTIAELCLSPIGLSTMTKLSPKRLGGMMMGLWFLASAYGQYAAGILGAGMSSPDENASLVTKLQGYTEGYYQLAIYAFIAGAILLIVSPIIRKLMMEVK encoded by the coding sequence ATGGCACAAACACTAAAACCGACCTTAGAAGAGATTCAAAATTTTGAGGGCAAATATCCAAAGCAGCTTTGGTATTTATTTCTTGTAGAAATGTGGGAGCGTTTCTGTTTTTACGGAATGCGTGGCGTTCTAACAATTTTTATGGCAGATCAACTTTTAGGTTTGGCATTTTCAGATAAGGAAGCAAACCTAAAATATGGTGCTATTCAAGCATTTGTTTACGCTTTTACCTTTGTTGGAGGTGTTTTTGCTGATAAGATTTTAGGATTTAAAAAGTCCCTGGTTTTTGGAGGAATCGTAATGATTTTAGGAAATCTACTGATTGCGTACGATCCGCACGTCTATTTCTTTTACGGAATTACCCTCACAATCATTGGAACAGGATTCTTCAAACCAAATATCTCATCAATGGTGGGAGATTTATATAAAGAAGGAGATCCTCGTCGTGACGCAGGTTTCGGACTGTTTTATTCAGGAATTAATATCGGAGCATTATTAGGAGGAGCAATCTGTGTTTATCTTGGAACAAGTGAAGACTGGGGTTGGAGCTATGCCTTTCTTGCAGCAGCTTTCGTAATGTTTATTGGTTTAATTACCTTTGCAATAATTAAAAATAGTCTAGGTCCGATTGGAGACAGTCCGATATTAGAACTTCCAAAAACAACGCGTACAACTCGTGAAGTAGCCGTGTATGTAGGTTCATTTTTGATTTTACCATTAATTTACATTATGATTATTAATACCGACTATACAGATTACTTCATGTATACAATCGGACCGTTGGCACTTGTTTATTTCTTGTACGAAACCTTTAAGGAAAAAGATGCAGCTAGTCGTAAAAAGCTTTTCGCCGCTCTTATATTTATAATGTTCTCGATTGCATTCTTCGCATTCTTTGAGCAGAGTGGTGGTTCGCTAGCATTATTTGCACGTGAAAACTTGAGTCACAACTTATTGTTTTTTGATATTAATCCAAATATCGTAAACAACTCGGCAAACTCATTATTCGTAATTATCTTCAGTCCATTGCTAGGATTATTATGGTTAGCTATGGCCAAAAAGAAAATTGAACCAAACACAGTCGTTAAGTTCGGTTTAGGATTTGTTCTATTAGGAGCAGCTTTCTACGTGTTTTATTACACTAGATTTTTCGCAAACGTGGAAGGAATTACTTCTCTAAACGTATTTACTGGAGCCTATCTAATTGTAACAATTGCCGAATTATGTCTTTCGCCAATCGGACTGAGCACGATGACTAAGCTGTCGCCAAAAAGACTTGGTGGAATGATGATGGGATTATGGTTCCTTGCGAGTGCTTACGGGCAATATGCAGCAGGAATCTTAGGAGCTGGAATGTCTTCTCCAGATGAGAATGCATCTTTAGTGACAAAATTACAAGGTTATACCGAAGGATATTATCAATTAGCAATTTATGCTTTTATAGCAGGAGCAATCTTATTAATTGTATCTCCAATTATCAGAAAACTAATGATGGAGGTAAAATAA
- a CDS encoding thioredoxin family protein produces the protein MKKYIGLLFLAISFSANAQEVWHTDLDKAAAISTKTKKPLLLFFTGSDWCGWCIKLQKEVLHTPEFDAWAKNNVVLLELDFPRRSKLDPKIAQQNSELQQAFKVRGYPTVWIVDLVQGTNKVNFSALGSTGYVAGGPTAWLAGANKILENKKS, from the coding sequence ATGAAAAAATATATAGGTTTACTTTTTCTAGCCATTTCTTTCTCTGCAAATGCACAAGAAGTTTGGCATACTGATTTGGATAAAGCTGCGGCAATTTCTACAAAAACAAAAAAACCATTGCTGCTATTTTTTACTGGTAGCGACTGGTGTGGATGGTGTATAAAACTTCAAAAAGAGGTATTGCATACGCCTGAATTTGATGCGTGGGCAAAAAATAATGTAGTGCTTTTGGAACTTGATTTTCCTAGAAGATCTAAATTAGATCCAAAAATTGCTCAGCAAAATTCTGAGTTACAACAAGCGTTTAAAGTGCGCGGCTATCCAACGGTGTGGATTGTCGATCTAGTACAAGGAACAAATAAAGTTAATTTCTCTGCTTTAGGAAGCACTGGATATGTTGCCGGCGGACCAACAGCTTGGTTAGCGGGAGCGAATAAAATTTTAGAAAATAAGAAAAGTTAG
- a CDS encoding peptide MFS transporter — MSQTTANPDFFESKVLGHPAGLFVLFFTEMWERFSFYGMRVLLILFLTAALMGDNPGWGWTSENAGALYGTYAMLLYITPIFGGIIADRYIGYRWAVVIGSIIMTLGHAAMALESEFMLYLGLGLLVIGTGFFKPNMTSILSEMYKAFPEKKDGAYTIFYMGVNAGAFFGMMLCGYLASNLGWHYGFGLAGIFMLLGTIQFWLAKPLFGDIGDVPTKEKRDIETARAAASNNDDDKPNPYTTLDIALIVITTIIGLLYAFNDPLSKIGGINLFDFNVGNLDGSIFMILIALVLFLYLVISRLLRYTTVVRHRMIAVIIFAFFTIFFWMSFEQGASSLIIFARDSVDRSLVGTSLTIFNVVNTLLTVVPLIIITWVLVLLWKQTYKKALMSNIVLAITFLSIWGIALWMLINEFTKTASEIDPSWFSILNSFFIIAFASTVSKLWDSKYNPSAAVKYGLGLIIMALGFGLLAYGAHGIQEGVKVSMIWLVLAYLFHTLGELFLSPVGLSYVSKLVPARMIAFMFGMWYLAIAIGNKLAAVLGGQIDNITEQYSLSTFFLIFTIIPIVAGLLVMALNPVLKKLMHGVR, encoded by the coding sequence ATGTCACAAACTACTGCGAATCCAGATTTTTTTGAATCTAAAGTTTTAGGTCATCCTGCTGGACTTTTTGTCTTATTCTTTACAGAAATGTGGGAGCGATTTTCATTCTATGGAATGAGGGTTTTATTAATATTATTTTTAACGGCTGCCTTGATGGGTGATAATCCTGGATGGGGTTGGACATCAGAAAACGCCGGAGCACTTTACGGGACTTATGCTATGCTGCTTTATATTACGCCAATCTTTGGTGGAATAATCGCTGACAGATATATTGGATATCGTTGGGCGGTGGTAATTGGATCGATCATAATGACTCTAGGGCACGCAGCGATGGCTCTTGAGTCGGAGTTTATGCTTTATTTAGGTCTTGGATTATTAGTTATCGGAACTGGTTTCTTCAAACCAAATATGACTTCTATCTTATCAGAAATGTATAAAGCATTTCCGGAGAAAAAAGATGGAGCATATACAATTTTCTACATGGGTGTAAACGCTGGAGCATTCTTTGGTATGATGCTTTGTGGATATTTAGCTTCAAATTTAGGATGGCACTATGGTTTCGGACTTGCAGGAATCTTTATGTTGCTAGGAACAATCCAATTTTGGTTGGCAAAACCCCTTTTTGGAGACATTGGAGATGTTCCAACCAAAGAGAAGCGTGATATAGAAACCGCAAGAGCAGCTGCCTCAAATAATGACGATGACAAGCCGAATCCATACACTACGCTGGATATAGCATTAATTGTAATAACTACAATCATTGGTCTTTTATATGCCTTTAACGATCCATTATCCAAAATTGGAGGAATCAATTTATTTGATTTCAATGTTGGTAATCTAGATGGTTCAATTTTTATGATTTTAATCGCTCTGGTATTATTTTTATATTTAGTGATTTCTCGCTTATTGCGTTACACAACTGTAGTGCGTCATAGAATGATCGCAGTAATTATCTTCGCATTTTTTACCATATTCTTTTGGATGTCATTTGAGCAAGGTGCCTCTTCATTGATTATTTTTGCAAGAGATAGTGTTGATAGGTCACTTGTGGGAACTTCCCTAACAATATTTAATGTTGTGAATACTTTACTAACTGTTGTTCCTTTGATAATTATTACGTGGGTTTTAGTTTTGTTATGGAAACAAACCTATAAGAAAGCACTAATGTCAAATATTGTTCTAGCCATTACCTTTCTGAGTATTTGGGGAATTGCACTTTGGATGTTGATTAATGAATTTACCAAAACCGCTTCAGAAATTGATCCTAGTTGGTTTTCAATACTAAATTCATTTTTTATAATCGCTTTTGCTTCAACTGTTTCTAAACTATGGGATAGCAAATACAATCCTTCAGCCGCAGTAAAATACGGACTAGGTTTAATAATTATGGCACTTGGTTTTGGACTTCTCGCTTATGGTGCTCACGGAATTCAAGAAGGGGTGAAGGTTTCAATGATTTGGTTAGTACTCGCATACTTATTCCATACGTTGGGAGAGCTATTCCTTTCGCCAGTTGGATTGTCATACGTAAGTAAATTAGTTCCAGCTCGTATGATTGCCTTTATGTTTGGAATGTGGTACCTGGCAATTGCCATCGGAAATAAATTAGCCGCGGTATTAGGTGGACAAATTGATAATATCACAGAACAGTATAGTTTATCTACATTCTTCTTAATTTTCACGATTATACCTATCGTGGCAGGTTTATTGGTAATGGCATTAAATCCTGTACTGAAAAAATTGATGCATGGTGTTCGCTAA
- a CDS encoding GYDIA family GHMP kinase, whose product MKQRFYSNGKLLITGEYLVLDGAKALALPTIYGQDLCISKNDIPGIQWRSFDHHNILWFETQISYNEIVLGADPENREVRNMLINILHGAYLQNPKCLQAEHDLLIETHLDFDRSWGLGTSSTLINNIAEWTKTDAFTLLKTTFGGSGYDIAVAKAKSAIIYKIEKGQSTFESINFSPKFRDLIYFVHLNKKQDSNAVIKNYKRKGIVSERDISKINQLTEQIKTAESFDQFCLGLENHEQIISKIIQVPTIKEELFQDFHGTIKSLGGWGGDFILAATKENPTTYFQAKGYETVIPYSKMILE is encoded by the coding sequence TTGAAACAGCGATTTTATAGCAACGGGAAATTACTGATCACCGGCGAGTATCTAGTTCTTGACGGTGCCAAAGCCCTAGCTTTGCCCACTATATACGGTCAGGATCTGTGTATATCCAAAAATGATATACCTGGAATACAGTGGCGAAGTTTTGACCATCACAATATCCTTTGGTTTGAAACTCAAATTAGCTACAATGAAATAGTCCTCGGCGCAGATCCTGAGAATCGCGAAGTTAGAAATATGTTGATTAATATTTTACACGGAGCGTATCTTCAGAATCCGAAGTGTCTGCAGGCGGAGCACGACCTCTTGATAGAAACGCACCTTGATTTTGACAGGTCGTGGGGCTTAGGGACTTCTTCTACGCTAATTAACAATATAGCCGAGTGGACCAAGACCGATGCTTTTACGCTTCTTAAAACAACGTTTGGAGGTAGCGGTTATGACATCGCTGTGGCAAAAGCAAAAAGCGCCATTATATATAAAATTGAAAAAGGTCAATCAACATTTGAATCCATAAATTTTTCACCAAAATTTCGTGATTTGATCTATTTCGTACATTTAAATAAAAAGCAGGATAGCAATGCTGTCATCAAAAACTACAAAAGAAAAGGAATAGTTTCTGAAAGGGATATCAGTAAGATCAACCAACTAACCGAGCAAATTAAAACTGCAGAGAGCTTTGATCAGTTTTGTTTAGGTTTAGAAAATCATGAGCAAATAATTTCAAAAATCATTCAAGTTCCCACCATAAAGGAAGAACTATTTCAAGATTTTCATGGGACAATTAAAAGTCTAGGTGGCTGGGGAGGTGACTTTATTTTGGCTGCAACCAAAGAAAATCCTACCACATACTTCCAAGCGAAAGGATATGAAACGGTAATTCCGTATAGCAAAATGATATTGGAATAA
- a CDS encoding S9 family peptidase, translating into MNSKRLALMLLFFCISAVAQQKITVEGIYSGAFRTKGMDELQSMKNTNQYTVLNYDQSKRSFSIDLYNYATLAKADQIISSEDFGTLKSIDSYVFSQDEKQLLIATNTNAIYRHSFTANYFLYNRATKNLVAIADFGIQEPTFSPDGKQIAYAKDNNLFIYTIASKETKQITFDGAKNSIINGISDWVYEEEFAFVRAFDWSADSKKIAYIKFDETLVPEFSMDIFEGNLYPTSQTFKYPKAGENNSKVSLQIYSVDTNKTLTVDLGKYEDFYIARLQWTKDANVLSAQVLNRHQNNLDLLFVDGKSGKTSITLNETNNTYVDVTDNLTFLDNNSFVWTSEKDGFNHIYLYDKSGKLINQVTKGSWEVSSFYGLDAKNSKVYFQSTEDGSINRSVYSIDLNGRNKKKLSLKEGTNSATFSPNYEHFINNFSSSTQPTIFTLNAASTGKELKLIEDNSALLNKVKDFGIPNKEFFVLTTEKGHNLNAWILKPKDFDPSKKYPLFMFQYSGPGSQQVANQWNITNDYWFSMLTQQGYIVACVDGRGTGFKGAEFKKVTQLQLGKYEVEDQIDAAKVLGNYNYIDQSRIGIFGWSYGGFMAANCLLKGNDVFKMAIAVAPVTNWRYYDSIYTERYMHTPQENPSGYDDNSPINHVDKLTGNLLIIHGSADDNVHVQNTMEMMEALIQANKQFDSQIYPDKNHGIYGGKTRVQLFNKMTNYIKEKL; encoded by the coding sequence ATGAATTCAAAGAGGCTTGCCCTGATGCTGTTATTCTTCTGTATATCAGCAGTAGCACAGCAAAAAATAACGGTTGAAGGTATATATTCTGGTGCGTTTAGAACCAAAGGAATGGACGAACTTCAATCTATGAAAAACACAAATCAGTATACTGTACTTAATTATGATCAGTCCAAGCGCAGTTTTTCTATAGATTTATATAATTATGCAACTTTAGCGAAAGCGGACCAAATAATCTCATCTGAAGATTTTGGCACACTTAAATCTATTGATAGTTACGTATTTAGTCAAGATGAGAAGCAATTATTAATTGCCACGAACACAAATGCAATATACAGGCACTCTTTTACTGCTAATTACTTTTTGTACAATCGTGCAACTAAAAATCTTGTAGCAATCGCCGACTTTGGAATTCAAGAACCTACATTTTCTCCTGACGGAAAGCAAATCGCTTACGCAAAAGATAATAATCTTTTTATCTACACGATTGCTTCAAAGGAAACGAAACAAATTACCTTCGATGGAGCGAAAAACAGTATCATCAACGGTATTTCTGACTGGGTTTATGAAGAAGAATTTGCATTTGTCCGCGCTTTTGATTGGAGTGCAGATAGTAAAAAAATTGCCTATATAAAGTTTGACGAAACCTTAGTTCCTGAATTTTCAATGGATATTTTTGAAGGAAATTTATATCCAACTAGTCAGACTTTTAAATATCCTAAAGCTGGCGAAAACAATTCGAAAGTTTCTCTGCAAATTTATTCAGTCGATACTAATAAAACTTTGACCGTTGATTTAGGGAAGTATGAGGATTTTTACATTGCTAGACTTCAATGGACAAAGGATGCAAATGTGCTTAGTGCGCAAGTTTTAAATCGCCATCAAAACAATTTAGACCTTCTGTTTGTTGATGGAAAATCAGGAAAGACCTCGATTACTCTTAATGAAACCAACAATACTTATGTTGATGTTACAGATAATCTAACTTTTTTAGACAATAATAGTTTTGTTTGGACGAGTGAAAAAGATGGTTTTAACCATATTTACCTTTATGATAAAAGCGGAAAGTTGATCAATCAAGTGACCAAAGGTTCTTGGGAAGTAAGTAGTTTCTACGGATTAGATGCAAAAAATTCAAAAGTTTATTTTCAGTCTACCGAAGATGGCTCTATTAACAGATCTGTTTATAGCATCGATTTAAATGGGAGAAATAAGAAGAAGCTTTCGCTAAAAGAAGGAACAAACTCGGCTACTTTCAGCCCGAACTACGAACATTTTATCAATAATTTTTCGAGCTCGACTCAACCCACTATTTTTACTCTAAATGCTGCTTCAACTGGTAAAGAGTTAAAACTTATCGAAGATAATTCTGCACTTCTTAACAAGGTAAAGGACTTTGGAATCCCGAACAAAGAATTTTTCGTACTTACTACAGAGAAAGGACATAATTTGAACGCTTGGATTTTGAAGCCAAAAGATTTTGATCCTTCAAAAAAATATCCGCTGTTTATGTTCCAATATTCAGGGCCAGGATCTCAGCAAGTAGCCAATCAGTGGAATATTACAAATGACTACTGGTTTTCGATGCTAACTCAGCAAGGTTATATTGTTGCATGCGTAGATGGTCGCGGAACAGGATTTAAAGGAGCTGAATTCAAAAAAGTAACTCAACTTCAATTAGGGAAATACGAGGTAGAAGATCAGATAGATGCAGCGAAAGTTTTGGGTAATTATAATTATATCGATCAATCTCGCATTGGAATTTTTGGTTGGAGTTACGGAGGATTCATGGCGGCAAACTGTCTGCTTAAAGGAAATGACGTTTTCAAAATGGCAATTGCGGTAGCTCCTGTAACAAATTGGCGCTATTATGATTCAATTTATACGGAGCGTTACATGCACACGCCGCAAGAAAATCCTTCGGGATATGATGATAACTCACCAATAAATCATGTTGATAAGCTTACCGGAAATCTTTTGATTATTCACGGATCTGCAGATGACAACGTGCATGTGCAAAACACCATGGAAATGATGGAAGCATTAATCCAAGCAAACAAACAATTTGATTCGCAGATTTATCCAGATAAAAACCACGGTATTTATGGTGGAAAAACTCGCGTTCAATTGTTTAATAAAATGACAAATTACATTAAAGAAAAATTATAA
- a CDS encoding hydroxymethylglutaryl-CoA reductase, degradative, protein MNKFISGFSKLSKLEKIKWIANTYFSTPEEVEALLTTYWNADEKLQLLHDEFVENTITNFYLPLGVAPNFLINDTVYTIPMAIEESSVVAAAAKSAKYWSDRGGFKTSIIGTEKIGQVHFLFSGSSQKLQQFIQSIKPLFYSNTDHFTINMQKRGGGILDIILKDKTDLVPNYYQLHATFETKDSMGANFINTCLEEFSKTLLSQAELCTDFSEDEKNIQVIMSILSNYVPNCLVRAEVSCKVEDLADSTIKNPQEFAEKFVRAIQIAEVEPYRAVTHNKGIMNGVDSVILATGNDFRAIEAGVHAYASRSGKYSSLSHAKVENGIFTMWLEIPLALGTVGGLTSLHPLVKFSLEMLKKPSAQQLMQIVAATGLAQNFAAIKSLTTTGIQAGHMKMHLNNILNQLEASDDERTEVRNHFKSNTVTHAAVVELIKKTRNTI, encoded by the coding sequence ATGAACAAGTTTATATCGGGATTTTCTAAGTTGTCTAAACTAGAAAAAATAAAATGGATAGCGAATACGTATTTCTCTACACCAGAAGAAGTAGAAGCATTGCTTACAACTTACTGGAATGCGGATGAGAAATTGCAGTTACTTCACGATGAATTTGTAGAAAATACCATTACTAATTTTTACCTTCCTCTTGGCGTTGCACCCAATTTCTTGATTAACGATACAGTTTATACCATACCAATGGCAATCGAAGAAAGTTCAGTAGTCGCGGCAGCAGCAAAGTCGGCAAAGTACTGGAGTGATCGCGGCGGATTTAAAACTTCCATTATTGGAACTGAAAAAATAGGTCAAGTTCACTTTTTATTTAGCGGAAGCTCCCAAAAACTTCAACAATTTATCCAATCAATAAAGCCGCTATTCTACTCAAATACAGATCATTTTACAATAAATATGCAGAAACGCGGAGGCGGTATTCTAGATATTATTTTAAAAGATAAGACAGATCTAGTACCCAATTACTATCAGCTTCATGCAACTTTTGAAACTAAAGATAGTATGGGAGCAAATTTTATCAATACTTGCTTAGAGGAGTTTAGCAAAACGCTGCTGTCACAGGCAGAACTTTGCACAGACTTTAGCGAAGACGAAAAGAATATACAAGTAATTATGAGTATTCTGTCTAATTATGTCCCTAATTGTCTAGTGCGAGCAGAAGTGTCATGTAAAGTAGAAGACCTAGCAGATTCTACTATTAAAAATCCTCAAGAGTTTGCCGAAAAATTTGTGAGAGCGATTCAAATTGCAGAAGTTGAGCCATATCGCGCTGTAACTCATAATAAAGGTATCATGAATGGTGTTGATTCTGTAATTCTAGCCACTGGAAATGACTTTAGAGCAATAGAAGCTGGAGTTCACGCCTATGCATCTCGTAGCGGAAAGTACTCATCATTATCGCACGCAAAAGTCGAAAATGGAATCTTTACGATGTGGTTGGAAATTCCACTTGCACTCGGTACAGTAGGCGGTCTAACCTCTTTGCATCCATTGGTGAAATTTAGTCTTGAAATGCTCAAAAAACCATCCGCTCAACAGCTAATGCAAATTGTAGCCGCCACAGGACTTGCTCAAAATTTTGCCGCAATCAAATCCTTGACCACAACCGGTATACAGGCAGGACATATGAAAATGCACCTCAATAATATTCTGAATCAACTCGAAGCGTCGGATGATGAGAGAACCGAAGTTCGAAATCATTTTAAATCGAATACTGTAACACACGCTGCTGTCGTGGAGCTCATCAAAAAAACTCGAAATACCATTTAA